In the genome of Juglans microcarpa x Juglans regia isolate MS1-56 chromosome 6S, Jm3101_v1.0, whole genome shotgun sequence, the window TAACATTGTCTATGCCAAGtactccatttttcattttttgcgTGTTTCAGCTTGCTATATGAAATGGTTCGGTTTCGAGgagctatattatatatagcttatCTAAAGCTGGCATCTGAACCAGCTATCATTCCATTGAAGCAGTAGGACCTGCAAATAATAGTTCTGATGTGTACAGAAGTAGTACTAGATTGTTCAAGGAATTACTACATGGGGAGTGGGGACTAATAAATTGTTTATGATTATAAGATGGAGTGAGGGAGCATAGCTCTGTCCATCATGTGTTTGTAATAAGGAATAGATTGGACGACATTAAACTGCATcgttctcattttattttatctaatcattacaattttttttaaactctcatataaaataaaataaacaatttaactttttcaaatctcaaaataaaaaattatattataataatagtttattcaactttcatctcatcttatctgtataaccaaacgagatcTTGTGATGAAGCATAGGCACATCCAGATCCTAACATCACAAGAAATAGTTCAAGTTTCAATCCATACTGTGGAGGGAGAAAATACTATAGCCCATAGTTGAGCCCAGCCCACCACTAGAGATAAGAAGACAAATAAGAAAGAGACAATGAGGGACATGAGGGCATACAAGTGCCAGAAGGGTCAAAGGGAAAGTAGGAAGAGAATGGAAGCTAACAAGCGCAAATGAGACCAACCAACTCATGGCAGGTTGGCATGCACAGTGAAGGGTCAGACACACAACTATCAACAGTTGCAGGGAGATGATCGTATAGAAGGGGATGCCTAGACAAACTTCAACTCGCTCTCTCGATCATATtttcgacttcttcttcaacctacAGCAAGCTCCATGAAGAATTTATTCAGCCAGCAGATCACTAGCAATCCTTGTACAGTGAGATAAGAGATATTACGTGAGactgtaaacaaatatattatagttgAAACTCCCCTCTCCAAACCTCCATGGATATAGGCCTAATGTCGAACCGCGTAAATCTTGGTATCCatctctctttactttctcagcacttatttttcattcacagcCACAGATATACGTATCGCCATCGTACAACAATACCGGAATACTGTCGGGGACTCCAAACAACACCGATCAAGGCCCAGTCAACCCAGTAGGCCGAGAAtgaatctttctctctctccgaCCTATTGTGCGATTTTTACAGTATCAACAAATACGATCATGAGTGCAAGACATTCgcttaaattatgtcatataaattagtataattgagataatatatatatatatatatatatttatagaatttagaGTAGCGGTGTTCAAAATTTCATGAGaatctaattttaatatctcaatCTCGAATAATTTTCCAAGTTGTTAAAGTGATACACTTTTGTAAGCACGAGTAAAAAACCAACAAGCGTGCCCGCCAAGAATGATACCATTTTATAATCcaagcttataaaaaattaaagatggGAGACACAATAATGGGAATAGACAACACTAATGCATATAATGCACCACATGAATTTAGCTCTTTCAACATTTGAATGCATACCTTGACAAGTTTCATCCAATTTTGATGTCCACGTTTGTGGAGGGGAAAAATACCCATAGCCCATAAAACTAGGGCTTACCCCACCAAGCCTTTATTAAGGACAAAAGGGAGACCATGAAGAGATAAGAATGGATATGAGTGAGACATAAAGGCTGTAAATGTTAGAGGGAGGTAAGAATGAGACAAGAGGGATGTGAGAGGCTATAAAATGTCAGAGGATCAGAGGGAGAAGGCAAATAGTTCACGTAAGGGAGATTTGCCGACTCAAAGTTGGCTGACATGTACAGTAAGGGGCAGGCAAGCCTATAAAAGGGGATGCTCAGACTGTATTAAAGGGGACTTGGACTTCTGAACTGATGAAAAAAGGAGACCATCTGGACGAATGAATCGATAGAAATATACAGATAGGAAGAGCTCCAACCTTCTCTATACAATGAGATATGAGGATCCATGAGtgattataaatagatatatattatattggagacttccTTCCCCAACCTTCGTAGACGTAGGCAtattgccgaaccacgtaaatcttgtgtcgtctctttttactttcacagtatttatttttcattcactgcTATCGACATATGAAACGCTACCGTACAGCCGTACTGGAACACTGCTGGGGgctccaaataattcacatcGCGGCACCTGAGGTGTGGATTTGCCCAGGCtcgcgaaacacgacatcaacagcgTTGATGTGCACCTTTGTTGCTATGAATGTTATGTTTTAGAGAAATGCTTGGCCACAAAAAAATGTcattaaaatatattcacaaactgacgtggcttgatgcgatattttagattgtaaaattatttttattcatataaagtagatctaatatattGATCATACAAAAtgatatcaatttgtaaatttattttagtataatttatttgtaattgtaAGTATATCTCTATTTCTTCGAACAAAGATTTGAGACTCATGTCTATTTATATTGtagagaaaaatactatttttcagTTTAAGTCTAATcgacttaattttatttattgaaatgatgaattttaagtaattgtTGATTGAAATGATTgacataaaaagattaaaaatgatCATGTTTAAAAGAGAAACAATCAATATTTTCCGATTGCAAGTTAAAATTCAAAAGGTTACTCAATGAAGCCTTTTAAGATTAATTATAAAACCAAGAGTATATTGAGTTTTATCAATTCATATAAgatcattatttttctatattaagtttatttttattttatgtttaaactTTTTGAAtcttaatcattatttaaaactaaataagttgaataatttaattaaaaattaatttgttagaaAGCATTATTGATTAGCATTGGTAAGAACTAATaagtggaaggaaaaaaaatgaaaaaaatagtttttctatATTCAATCTGGTGTTTAATTTACACCATCTACATCACTTAAAtcgatttaatttataaaatttaaattttaaaataattcattttagattgtgaattgagatgatatgagttgagataaaagttgaataaaatattgttagaatattattttttaatattattattattattttatttaaaaaaattaaattatttattatattttatataaaaatttaataaaattataataatgaaataagataactTTTCAATCgagtcttattttttaaatcaaccCATGTCATACCAGATATATCATATACTATGCATGGacctgaaaataaaataataatatatgtaaggTCATCGATTTACCGCAAGCATCATGAGTGGACCTTCTCCTTGGTCGGTTGGTCCTAGTATCGTATGCGGGTATTGggttctttttttcccctctatGAGAGGCTGGTTCTTGAATCGGGCATTGTGCTTGTGTTCTCTCTTCCCCTCGTAATCTCTCTAGATTTGGTTGCGGAAATCAGCATTTGATGGGGTCTCTGCTCGGCGACTGGCCGTCATTTGACCCTCACAACTTCAGCCAACTTCGACCGGCCGATCCTTCCATTCCTTCagtaagtattttattttctaaacctAGCCCATTTTGATAATGTTTACTTTATTGAGTATCGTAGCCATGAAAAGCAATGACTTTGTGTGATCAGAGTAGCCTTTTGGATGTACCCACTTGTGTTTCTTGGGATACTGAAGGTCATGGAAATTAGTAAATATGTTTATTGGTGAGATTAAACTTTAGAATCaaatagatttaaattatagtttctgaaatatttcgttttgATTTCACGAATGCTTAGATTCATGGGAACTGATTGTTACTTTAGCTTGGTTGGCTTATCTTAGTTTTTACATAATGAGACATTGTAGGTTTGAGACACTGGGCTGATGTTGATCAGTTGATCAGTCGCTTCCAGTTGTGGTACTGACTTTATTTGCAGCATCGTgcctgtaaaaataaaatttcattgtaACAGATGCTGGCATTCATTCAGATGTACTTTCAAATTTGAGGATTAAAGTGTTTAACTTGATGTGTTGGGTGGTCAGTGACTCTTCGATTTCTATGATGTTTACCGGGATAAATTTCATCTGATGTTCAAATTTTGCCTTTTCATGGTATTAGAACTCATAGAGAAAGTGGATATACAAATTGATTTTAAAGAGGGCTTAAAAGGAGATCTTGCTTTTCCAAGATATAATTGTGGAATCATGAATACACTTTTTTGAGTGATAAAATGGAAGATATATGAGTTGCACTTTCTCGTACTTAATTTGGCCTTTTGAGTGACGTAATTGTTCATGTCAACGAAAGtatctgaaaattaaaattctagctGGGTTTGGTGGCCAAattgataaaaagaattatcGGAAAGAACTTCCCTATTTTATCCTTCTTTGTCTCAATCATTCTTTCACCTCTAAATTCACACCTAGATGTTTTCTCTCACAAGAAGcaagtgagattttgtttaagatgcttgaattgattttttggaCGCTTGAGCATATCCAATAGAAAAAAGTAGCTAATCAGGATTAAATGTGATCAGCTGTGGATAATGAAGTTCGCAATCGTATTAGTCAACTTTCTTTGAGGAGGGTTTGTTTTGTAGCTATTCAAGTTATGGTAAAATTGTTCCCAGTTGAAATAAATGGCATTCAGCAATTTCTCCATGTGTATAAACAAAATCACTGCAGGCTCTATTTGTTTGTCATAAGATGCTAACTTGTTGCCTGCAGAGTGTAGGCTACTATTTTATTTGATCTAGTTCTTCCAATCAAGTTACATTTGGATATATAACCTCATGGTATAATAATATCCATTCCTGCTATATACATCCTGTGCTGGACTATCccttttataaaattagtgaCATTTAGATCTTCTGGTAGGCTCTTAAGTGTGTATGGGTTTTGGAAAATTGCACTAACTTGCATGATGTTATTTTGCCTGTGATTTTAAGAGTGAAAAAGTTTATGACTTTGTATTCTTTGTtatgtttaagaagaaaaataggaTCTctcttttcatatataataatgtttCTATCTTTACGCAGAGAATGACGCCTGCAACTTATCATCCTACTCACAGCCGCACCCTTCCGCCACCTGATCAAGGTAATGAAGACAATTAGTACCTCCTGATTTTCCTCATTGTTTCATCTTGGAGcttctcttatttatttgttgatggGGCTTTTTCGACCTTTACCCTTCATTTTACATGCATTATGACAATTGTGGCTGTTGTGCTGTCAAGTATTCTCTGTTAATGACATCAAATAAACAAAAGTATAGGTATCTGATAATGAGGAACTGACTTGTCTGAAACTTATTCTGCAGTGATAACTACTGAAgccaaaaatatccttttgagACACATCTATCAGCGTGCTGAAGAGAAGGATGTAACAAGTTCTTCATCTCATATCTAAGTACACACACATGACATGATGCAACAAGTTCTTCATCTCATACTTAAGTACACACACGACATACTCAATTAGTGTGGCCACCAAGTGGATATGTGGGTCTACAAACAAACATAGGTCAGTTTTTTTAGCTTCTGTCAATCTTCTGATTTGCGTGGCCTTTCTGTTTTGCAGTTGAGACCGAAGAGAGCTGCAACCGAACATCTTATACCCGAGCATGGATGCAAGCAACCGAGGGCATCTTCCTACTGAGCTCTTCTTTCCAAAGGAATGAAGGGCATTTGCATGTTCACTGTTGTAGGCTGCTTAGCTAGAAGTGAGAAGTGTAAATTTTGTGCatagaaatcaaattttatttagatatatatatatatatatatatgtacggtTGGGTGATCCCTGTGATAGTTTACGAGGAATGAAGTGATTTAGAGAGATATGTACGGTTGGGTGATCCCTGTGTGGTCATCAGGTGATCAGGTGCTCTTATGCCATTGGCATCATGCCTTCTGCAGCTTTTGTTAGCTCGGTATACTTTTGAGAGtgaaaaatttgataatattatttagaaataaCAGTTAATATATGATAAAATCTGAATTAATAACATGGAATTGACATTAGAATTACAAAATTTTGACTTTCCTAaagttaattagaaaatatagaggaaactaattctattaatattagatattttttctcatcgattttcttttgttgatggatgattaaatgttaaaaaaaaaaaatatcggaATATTCGATTAAAGTAGATGAGTGTTAACACTTCCAAGTCCCGACAGAGTCAGCAACCACACGAACCGGAACCACTCTGTCACTCATCAGCGTCCCTTAGCTTCTTGAAAATTCGATGGCCGTGGCAGCACCTCCACTTCGTGTACCCCCAGTCCCTCAAAACGTATTCCCTCCGTTCACTAAATCTCACTCGTTTTCTCTCTCACAACTGTCTATCCGACCCGTACGCACGAAAACAATAGTTGCTAGGCACTCTGTGTCGGCCGCCACAACCAGCGCGTTGGAAGTCGGGCAGGCTCCACTCTCCGCCACGTCCGCCAAAGTCTTGCCCTTCCGGGTCGGGCACGGGTTCGATCTCCACCGGTTGGAGCCCGGGTACCCTCTGATCATCGGTGGGATTAACATACCCCATGACAGAGGCTGTGAGGCTCATTCTGATGGTAATAATTTCGTCCTGTTCTATTGGATTATGTCgtgatttatttttggatgaattgagattaagaAGTTTTGGATTTCcatttttcccttcattttctttgaatttaagTCTGCTGGCGAAGGCGGCCATTTTCTTTGTGATTTGTTTCCATTGCTCCTATTGCTGTTGTTTTAGCTGCTTCTGCTGCTGTTGTTTTTTAGTTGTAactgttattgttgttgtttttgttgcAGGGGATGTCTTGCTGCATTGTGTGGTTGATGCGATTTTGGGTGCTTTGGGGCTTCCTGATATCGGACAAATATTCCCAGACAACGATCCTAAGTGGAAGGGGGCGCCATCCTCAGTTTTCATCAAGGAAGCTGTGAGTTATTGTTGAATGTAGTAGCTATGGGGCATTTGTAGAAAGTCATTATGGATATTTAATTGTTACTATGCttttgaatgttgaaatgttTTATCTTCCGATAATTGCGAATGGTTTGGAAAAAGCAAGAGAGCAagaatattttgtgttgttggtgAAGCAGCATATGAACTAGACTGGCCAACTTGGGGCGATTGGGTGGCGGTGGCTACTAATTTAATCAGAGTTGTTGGGTCCGTCAGTCTTTGTTCAACATGATGGAAACTGTTTTCTTTATGATTCCTAAGGGTCCGAGTTCCTACTTCTTTCTATGAAGTGGTATTGTGAGTTTTCATTTGACCACAATTTAATGTACCTCATAGCGTTTAGCTTTTCATAGCATTGACTACTTATTTTCCAACCCTGCATAAGCTCAGATATATCGTCCATCCAATATTCTCTTTTCTCAGAATGGTGTTATTACATTATCTAAAAACAACACGACCTCACTAATGGGTTATGTTACATTTAGAATGTGCTGAAGATTTGGATACATGCTATTGTGCTGACAGACCTTGTttgctaaatttaaaaattatagacCCAATTAGAATGCTGTTGGCCTCAACCTTGAGATGAATATCAGAATATCCTAGCAAAAGGAAATAGATATAAAGAAAGGATAAGAATCTTGTTTTCCTAACATCTTTACAAGCATGAGAATTAAAGGACATTATTCTAGTCACCATGAAAATAAGTGGCATCAAAATGGGTGAGGtcctgctattttttttatgataggGCTAACGTACTGGGTGACTTAATACTCTCTAAGGGTCTGCCACCCTTTGTAGTCAAGTGGTGCCACTCCCTGTGAAAGGGGAGGTCTTTGGGCTCACCTGAAGAGAGGAGGGTATTGAGTATGTGGATGAGAACCACCTGCGATGTGGTTTACCATGAACATGTGAGAAAGGGGAAAAAGGCATAGATTTTCTTGCAAActagtgcatttaaaacatgatCAAAATGACTAGATAACATTTCTGAACTTTGACTCGTATTCTGGCAGCTTGTAGCATATAGTGACTAAATGAACAAATGCTGTAGCAGTCGTTGTCATAACATCGATTTTTATTGCAGGAGGTTTTCTTGGAGGATGGTTCGTAAATAACAATGTAATAATCCATCAATTTCCGTTTTCTTCACAGTAATAATCTTTTGGATAGTCAATGAATCTTTGTTGGAACATGGGTGGATACAACAAATGTCTTTCTTAGCAGTTGTTGAAGTTTCTTATCAAGCTTATCCTCTTTGATACGATTCATTTCAGGTCAGACTCATGCAAGAGACTGGTTATGAGCTTGGAAACTTAGATGCTACTTTAATTCTTCAAAGACCAAAAGTGAGCCCGCACAAGGAGGCAATCAAGGCAAACTTGTCTGCACTGCTTGGAGCAGACCCTTCTGTTGTAAATCTGAAAGCAAAAACTCATGAGAATGTTGACAGCCTTGGAGAGAATAGGAGTATTGCAGCTCATACTGTGGTTCTTCTAATGAGGCGATAAAAATTG includes:
- the LOC121237791 gene encoding DET1- and DDB1-associated protein 1, yielding MGSLLGDWPSFDPHNFSQLRPADPSIPSRMTPATYHPTHSRTLPPPDQVITTEAKNILLRHIYQRAEEKDLRPKRAATEHLIPEHGCKQPRASSY
- the LOC121237790 gene encoding 2-C-methyl-D-erythritol 2,4-cyclodiphosphate synthase, chloroplastic-like is translated as MAVAAPPLRVPPVPQNVFPPFTKSHSFSLSQLSIRPVRTKTIVARHSVSAATTSALEVGQAPLSATSAKVLPFRVGHGFDLHRLEPGYPLIIGGINIPHDRGCEAHSDGDVLLHCVVDAILGALGLPDIGQIFPDNDPKWKGAPSSVFIKEAVRLMQETGYELGNLDATLILQRPKVSPHKEAIKANLSALLGADPSVVNLKAKTHENVDSLGENRSIAAHTVVLLMRR